In Gemmata obscuriglobus, a single genomic region encodes these proteins:
- a CDS encoding WD40 repeat domain-containing protein, protein MNRVAELTLKLLDRALTSAEAEELDALAADPRAEAEHLELLALEAELRALRTDFDLADATLAQIQEAQAERTAGAVLAAITTAAPPIWARSGPGPRRTVRRRAVAVVLTACAACALVAVWLGVKPAPIVLPAHDDLPGAAGQGFAKLSQKTGLVEVLNATGDVVPVEEGNELPVGFTLRTGDESLAVVELLAEPARFEIESDSVVRFRSGGRTVASKPQLYLAAGQLTATVSDRPNSRPLVVSTSVTDVLAHSGLFVVSSAGPDTARVDIRSGQVELVRTVAPKPVPVGVGSALVTAGLDRVDIENSRAVDRVPARTLAFPGARDVTYSLDGAELWVGNARAFTRWGETSAIESSYYARRTDGFAGFTRDRKHLVTFRGDREDRVLIRSLPDGGELAVVDARIGDSRFWAVGPDASWFAVVDLPKPHKCVRLLDVATGEERFQLNVAENIACITSSPDGRALAVGLIDLARGGSNKVLLLDTITGARLSSLPIQKRPPTALAYSDDGRLLAVGFNGVIQIWDVASRELLRTITGFERAVVCLAFSPDANRIAAGTPDGSVWVWHRASGLQTQLIESGGRGVRTVAFSPNGKHLATVANGAPVAVWDIKLTGDLQ, encoded by the coding sequence ATGAACCGCGTCGCTGAACTCACGCTCAAGCTCCTCGACCGCGCTCTTACGTCAGCGGAGGCCGAGGAACTCGACGCGCTCGCCGCCGACCCACGCGCCGAGGCCGAACACCTCGAACTGCTGGCTCTCGAAGCCGAGCTTCGCGCGCTGCGCACGGATTTCGACCTGGCCGATGCCACTCTCGCTCAGATCCAAGAAGCTCAAGCGGAGCGAACCGCCGGCGCCGTGCTGGCCGCGATTACCACTGCGGCGCCACCAATCTGGGCGCGCTCCGGACCGGGACCGCGACGGACCGTGCGGCGTCGTGCGGTGGCGGTGGTTCTGACCGCGTGCGCCGCGTGTGCGCTCGTGGCGGTGTGGCTCGGGGTGAAGCCGGCACCGATCGTTTTGCCTGCGCACGACGATCTGCCCGGGGCGGCGGGCCAGGGCTTTGCGAAGCTGTCGCAGAAAACCGGACTGGTCGAGGTGTTGAACGCCACCGGTGACGTTGTTCCGGTGGAGGAGGGGAACGAGTTGCCGGTCGGGTTCACCCTTCGGACCGGCGATGAGAGCTTGGCCGTCGTCGAACTCCTGGCCGAGCCGGCCCGGTTTGAGATCGAATCCGACAGCGTGGTGAGGTTCCGTTCCGGCGGGCGCACGGTCGCAAGTAAGCCGCAACTGTACCTCGCCGCTGGTCAACTCACCGCGACGGTTTCGGACCGGCCGAACAGCCGCCCGCTCGTCGTCAGCACATCCGTGACCGACGTACTCGCTCACAGCGGGCTGTTTGTCGTTTCATCGGCCGGCCCGGACACCGCGCGTGTGGACATCCGGAGCGGGCAGGTGGAACTCGTCCGTACTGTGGCTCCCAAACCTGTTCCGGTCGGCGTCGGTTCGGCGCTGGTCACCGCCGGGCTCGATCGGGTTGACATTGAGAACTCGCGCGCCGTCGATCGCGTGCCCGCTCGGACCTTGGCGTTTCCGGGCGCACGCGACGTGACGTATTCGCTTGACGGGGCAGAGCTGTGGGTCGGGAACGCTCGTGCGTTCACCCGCTGGGGGGAGACCTCGGCCATCGAATCCAGTTACTACGCCAGGCGCACCGACGGGTTCGCGGGCTTCACCCGTGACCGCAAACACCTTGTCACGTTCCGCGGCGATCGCGAAGACCGGGTGCTGATCCGCTCACTGCCCGACGGGGGCGAACTGGCCGTCGTCGATGCCCGCATCGGCGACTCACGGTTCTGGGCGGTCGGGCCGGACGCCTCGTGGTTCGCGGTGGTCGATTTGCCGAAGCCGCACAAGTGCGTGCGGCTCCTTGACGTTGCGACCGGCGAAGAGCGTTTTCAACTGAACGTCGCCGAGAACATCGCGTGTATCACTTCGAGCCCCGACGGCCGCGCGCTTGCCGTCGGGCTGATCGACCTCGCCCGCGGTGGTAGCAACAAGGTGCTGCTGCTCGACACCATAACCGGAGCACGACTGTCGTCTCTGCCGATCCAGAAGCGGCCCCCAACCGCGCTGGCCTATTCCGACGACGGGCGGCTCCTCGCGGTCGGTTTTAACGGCGTGATTCAGATTTGGGACGTAGCGTCGCGCGAGTTGCTTCGCACAATCACGGGCTTCGAGCGGGCCGTTGTTTGTCTCGCGTTCTCACCGGACGCGAACCGGATCGCGGCCGGGACGCCAGACGGCTCCGTTTGGGTGTGGCACCGCGCGAGCGGGCTGCAGACGCAACTGATCGAGAGCGGTGGGCGTGGGGTCAGAACGGTTGCGTTCTCGCCGAACGGCAAGCACCTCGCAACCGTCGCGAACGGAGCCCCGGTTGCTGTCTGGGACATCAAGCTCACTGGCGACCTTCAGTAG
- a CDS encoding sigma-70 family RNA polymerase sigma factor, producing the protein MTTGLSDSWRRGVLFVIVQSDDEETGAATPEADRIVADVLAGHTPAFAALVRLYQESVWRIAAALLRDRDATENIVQQVFVDAYFHLDQYALGTDFGAWVRTVARNRLRKELRTAGREDRRLAVYRERLAERLRAESAAHRDDSDAYVVALRGCRELLTPREAVVLALRYERGLSFEAIAAKQGQTPEAVQRMISRIRFRLRDCIQTKLNDQ; encoded by the coding sequence GTGACTACTGGTCTGTCTGATTCGTGGCGCCGCGGGGTTCTGTTTGTAATCGTGCAAAGCGACGACGAGGAAACCGGGGCGGCGACACCGGAGGCCGACCGGATCGTGGCGGACGTGCTCGCCGGCCACACACCGGCGTTCGCGGCACTGGTGCGTCTGTATCAGGAAAGCGTTTGGCGGATTGCGGCGGCGCTGCTCCGCGACCGCGATGCGACGGAGAACATCGTTCAACAGGTGTTCGTGGACGCCTACTTTCACCTCGATCAGTACGCGCTGGGGACCGATTTCGGCGCGTGGGTCCGCACCGTCGCTCGCAACCGGCTCCGGAAGGAGCTGCGCACCGCCGGGCGCGAGGACCGGCGGCTCGCGGTCTACCGCGAGCGGCTGGCGGAGCGGCTCCGGGCCGAGAGTGCCGCTCACCGCGATGACTCCGACGCGTACGTCGTGGCCCTCCGTGGTTGCCGGGAACTGCTGACGCCCCGCGAAGCCGTGGTGCTGGCGCTGCGGTACGAGCGGGGTCTCTCGTTCGAGGCCATCGCGGCGAAGCAGGGACAAACACCGGAAGCTGTTCAGCGGATGATTTCGCGCATCCGGTTCCGTCTCCGCGACTGCATTCAAACGAAACTGAACGACCAATGA